The following nucleotide sequence is from Halapricum desulfuricans.
CGCATCCATCCACGCTGGTTCCAACAGGGAAAACCAATCGCTTCTCGAGTCTGCGTGTGCCGAACGCCCCGGTCACAGTACCTGTTGAGTACCGGTAGCTCAGCTCTCGTCGGCCACGGCCATACTGGTAGCTGTCGGTTCGTAACGAGGTCCGGCACGACGGCGTGTCAGATCATTTTGAAGTGGTATAGCCACCAGTATCACTCATCGGGCGCAATGCGATATATCGGCGCGTTGTCGGCATCAACCGCTGCGTAGAGGTGGCCCGAGACCGGTGAAACTGCCACGTCGCGAATGCGATGATCGCGGTCGGCAAGTAGCGGATTTACCTCTGTCACTTCGCGACCGTCAACCGTGAAGTGCGCGAGGTATCGTTTCGCCAGGCCGGCGATGAACAGGTCGCCACGCCAGTCGGGGAACGCGTCCCCGTCGTAGAAGGCGGCCCCGCTCGGCGGGAACCCGCCGCTCCCGCAGTCCCACCCGTAGACGGGTGCAACTACGTCTTCACGCTCCTCGTGCGGGACGCCGACCGGGTCGTCGGTGCCGTATCTACATGAGTTGTCGGCGACGGGCCAGCCGTAGTTCCCTCCCTCTTCGAGAATATTGATCTCGTCACCGTCGCGTTCTCCGAACTCCGTCTCCCAGACTGCACCGGTTTCAGGATGTACCGCGAGTCCCTGCGGATTTCGGTTTCCGAAGGTGAAGACTGCACCCGAAGCGCCCGGATCGTCGACGAACGGATTCGAATCAGGGATCGACCCGTCGTCGTGGAGTCGCAGCACCGAACCGAGGTCGTTGTCACGCAGTTGTGCGACGTGGTTCGGACCGAAGTTCTTGAACTGCCGGTCGCCGACGCTGACGTACAGGTACCCTTCGGTATCAAAGACCGCCCGTGAGCCGTAGTGGCCGTCCGACGCGACGAACGGGCGGGCAGTGTAGATCGGCTCGAAGTCATCGATCTGCTCCCGGTCGCGCCCCAGTCGTCCGCGACCGACTCGTGCGGTCGAACCGTTCTCATCCCCAACGGAGTAAGTGAGATAGACGAATTGGTTCGAGTCGAACTCAGGGTGTAGCGTCACGTCCAGCAGCCCGCCTTGGCCGCGTGCATAGACCGCTGGGGTCCCTGCCAGTGCGGTTCGGTCGCCGGTTTTCGGGTCCGTCAGCAGGAGCCGCCCTGTCTGTTCGGTCACCAGCAGACCCGACTCGTCGGGGAGGAAAGCGAGTCCCCAGGGGTTTGACATACCAGTCAGCGCCTCGGTAACCTCGATACCGGTGGCCGAGGCATCCGAG
It contains:
- a CDS encoding PQQ-dependent sugar dehydrogenase, with protein sequence MSRRRLLAAVALSGSVAGCTSVFEEESEATPSDASATGIEVTEALTGMSNPWGLAFLPDESGLLVTEQTGRLLLTDPKTGDRTALAGTPAVYARGQGGLLDVTLHPEFDSNQFVYLTYSVGDENGSTARVGRGRLGRDREQIDDFEPIYTARPFVASDGHYGSRAVFDTEGYLYVSVGDRQFKNFGPNHVAQLRDNDLGSVLRLHDDGSIPDSNPFVDDPGASGAVFTFGNRNPQGLAVHPETGAVWETEFGERDGDEINILEEGGNYGWPVADNSCRYGTDDPVGVPHEEREDVVAPVYGWDCGSGGFPPSGAAFYDGDAFPDWRGDLFIAGLAKRYLAHFTVDGREVTEVNPLLADRDHRIRDVAVSPVSGHLYAAVDADNAPIYRIAPDE